Proteins co-encoded in one Mastacembelus armatus chromosome 24, fMasArm1.2, whole genome shotgun sequence genomic window:
- the LOC113137304 gene encoding hepatocyte nuclear factor 3-beta-like — protein MLSAGKMEGHEHPDWSGSSYYGETECYMNSMSSYMNAPGMTSTGHMNAHYVNPVGVSHCSVPAGMLQSPGPAVQALPPSMSPISPPPYGNMPVVNPGFGQPCGGRSREAKPYRRSYTHTKPPYSYISLITMAIQQSASKMLTLNEIYQWIMDLFPFYRQNQQRWQNSIRHSLSFNDCFIKVPRSQDKPGKGSFWALHPDSGNMFENGCYLRRQKRFKCGNSTGTGGKEAARGKTGSVTSSSSGSGTDSPPSSSSSPPSSAVKGPGTDPKPHRGEPVPCSQVPSPVAHTQHLFPHYHPHYHHHHHHHHPLLLHEAAHLKPDHLKPDHPHYPFNHPFSINNLMSEPPVQHRPEPPVQHGGYGCLDPDTSYYHGTCSRPIVNST, from the coding sequence tgttacATGAACTCCATGAGCAGCTACATGAACGCGCCCGGCATGACCAGCACCGGCCACATGAACGCGCACTATGTGAACCCGGTAGGGGTCAGCCACTGCTCGGTGCCCGCCGGGATGTTGCAGAGCCCCGGGCCCGCGGTGCAGGCGCTGCCGCCCAGCATGAGCCCCATCAGCCCGCCGCCGTACGGGAACATGCCGGTGGTGAACCCGGGGTTCGGGCAGCCCTGCGGCGGCAGGTCCAGGGAGGCCAAACCGTACCGGAGGAGCTACACGCACACCAAGCCCCCGTACTCGTACATCTCCCTGATCACCATGGCCATCCAGCAGTCCGCGAGCAAGATGCTGACGCTGAACGAGATCTACCAGTGGATCATGGACCTGTTCCCGTTTTACCGGCAGAACCAGCAGCGGTGGCAGAACTCCATCCGCCACTCGCTCTCCTTCAATGACTGCTTCATCAAGGTGCCCCGCTCCCAGGACAAACCGGGGAAAGGCTCCTTCTGGGCCCTGCACCCGGACTCGGGGAACATGTTTGAGAACGGATGCTACCTCCGGAGGCAGAAGCGCTTCAAGTGCGGGAACAGTACCGGTACCGGTGGCAAGGAGGCGGCGAGGGGGAAGACTGGGTCggtcaccagcagcagcagcggctcCGGTACAGACTCTCccccgtcctcctcctcctcccctccgtCTTCTGCTGTGAAGGGACCCGGGACTGACCCAAAACCGCACCGAGGTGAACCGGTGCCCTGCAGCCAAGTGCCCTCTCCTGTCGCGCACACTCAACACCTGTTTCCCCACTATCACCCTCAttaccaccatcatcatcatcatcatcacccgCTGCTGCTGCACGAGGCCGCCCACCTGAAACCAGACCACCTGAAACCAGACCACCCCCACTACCCCTTCAACCACCCGTTCTCCATCAACAACCTCATGTCGGAGCCGCCGGTGCAGCACAGACCGGAGCCGCCGGTGCAGCACGGGGGCTACGGCTGCCTGGACCCCGACACCAGCTACTACCACGGCACGTGCAGCAGGCCCATCGTGAACTCCACGTGA